In a single window of the Bradyrhizobium erythrophlei genome:
- a CDS encoding MarR family winged helix-turn-helix transcriptional regulator, whose product MTVSKTALADAAKATRPARKETDAATESTALQMGELSELLGYSLKRAQLKIFEDFLRCVAPLQLTPAQFSVLLLLDRNPGRNQTEIATTLGILRPNFVAMLDNLESRDLCARMRSTNDRRSHILVLTDKGRAVLARAKKLVAVKHEARLNELLGPANRAALLAMLATIAREF is encoded by the coding sequence ATGACTGTTTCCAAGACCGCCCTGGCCGATGCCGCCAAGGCGACCCGCCCCGCCCGCAAGGAGACCGACGCAGCGACGGAGAGCACCGCGCTGCAGATGGGCGAATTGTCGGAATTGCTGGGTTATTCGCTGAAGCGCGCGCAGCTGAAAATCTTCGAGGATTTCCTGCGCTGCGTCGCACCCCTGCAGCTGACCCCGGCGCAGTTCTCGGTTCTGCTGCTGCTCGACAGGAATCCCGGACGCAACCAGACCGAAATCGCCACCACGCTCGGCATCCTCCGGCCCAATTTCGTGGCGATGCTCGACAATCTGGAGAGCCGCGATCTATGCGCGCGGATGCGTTCGACCAACGATCGCCGCTCCCACATTTTGGTCCTGACCGACAAGGGCCGCGCCGTGCTGGCGCGCGCCAAGAAGCTGGTCGCCGTCAAGCACGAGGCGCGCCTCAATGAATTGCTCGGCCCCGCCAACCGCGCCGCGCTGCTGGCGATGCTGGCGACGATTGCACGGGAGTTTTGA
- a CDS encoding branched-chain amino acid ABC transporter permease, translated as MSAIQEAVTDAPAVEAVPKRAMTLSYGTSLIMLAVLIAAPLFVKNFIIFQLTMLLIYALAVLALNILTGGSGQFSLGQSAFYAVGAYTSAILMEHAGVNYALTLPVAGVVCFGFGFLFGQPALRLSGVYLALATFALATAMPQLLKLGYFEHWTGGVQGLVVTKPDAPFGLPMSQDMWLYYFTLAVSIAIYISSVNLLRSRSGRAFMAIRDNEIAASAMGIDVALYKTLAFGVSAGITGVAGALGAIAVQFVAPDSYTITLAISLFLGMVVGGVGWLPGSIVGSAFIIFVPNIAEGISKGLSGAVFGVLLFLVIFLVPHGARQVAMVAQQLIGKLKKNQPANRN; from the coding sequence ATGAGCGCCATTCAGGAAGCCGTCACCGATGCACCCGCCGTTGAGGCCGTTCCGAAGCGGGCCATGACACTCAGCTACGGCACCTCATTGATCATGCTGGCGGTGCTGATCGCAGCACCCCTGTTCGTGAAGAATTTCATCATCTTCCAGCTGACGATGCTGCTGATCTATGCGCTGGCCGTACTGGCACTTAACATCCTGACCGGCGGCAGCGGCCAGTTTTCGCTGGGCCAGAGCGCGTTTTACGCCGTCGGCGCCTACACCTCGGCGATCCTGATGGAACATGCCGGCGTCAACTACGCGCTGACGCTGCCCGTCGCCGGCGTCGTCTGCTTTGGCTTCGGATTCCTGTTCGGCCAGCCGGCGCTGCGCTTGAGCGGCGTCTATCTCGCGCTCGCGACCTTTGCGCTGGCGACCGCCATGCCGCAGTTGTTGAAGCTCGGCTATTTCGAGCACTGGACCGGCGGCGTGCAGGGCCTTGTGGTGACCAAGCCCGATGCGCCGTTCGGCCTGCCGATGTCGCAGGACATGTGGCTTTACTATTTCACGCTCGCGGTCTCGATCGCGATCTACATCTCCTCAGTCAATCTCCTGAGGTCACGTTCGGGACGCGCCTTCATGGCGATCCGCGACAACGAGATCGCGGCGTCCGCCATGGGCATCGACGTCGCGCTGTACAAGACGCTGGCATTCGGCGTCAGCGCCGGCATCACCGGCGTCGCCGGCGCGCTCGGCGCCATCGCCGTGCAATTCGTGGCGCCCGACAGCTACACCATCACGCTGGCGATCTCGCTGTTTCTCGGCATGGTGGTCGGCGGCGTGGGGTGGTTGCCCGGATCGATCGTGGGTTCGGCCTTCATCATCTTCGTGCCGAACATCGCGGAGGGAATTTCAAAGGGCCTCTCCGGCGCCGTGTTCGGCGTACTTCTGTTCCTCGTGATCTTCCTGGTGCCGCACGGCGCGAGGCAAGTGGCCATGGTTGCCCAGCAACTGATCGGCAAACTCAAGAAAAACCAACCGGCAAACCGCAACTAA
- a CDS encoding ABC transporter substrate-binding protein: MLSGKKPRIAALSTVVIAFAAMSGSALAQKKYDTGATDTEIKIGNIMPYSGPASAYGVIGKIEDAYFKMINEQGGINGRKINFISYDDGYSPPKAVEQARKLVESDEVLLVFSPLGTPSNSAIQKYLNSKKVPQLFVATGATKFGDSKDFPWTMGWQPPYQSEGKIYAKYLLKEKPDAKIAIMYQNDDFGKDLLKGLKDGLGDKASSMIVAEESYEVSEPTIDSHIVKLKSSGADVFFSMTTPKFSAQSIKKVAEIGWKPMYFQSNVGASVGAVLQPAGFDNAQGILSAAYAKDGADAQWDNDEGMKKFYAFLAKYAPDANKADGSVVFGYGQAQTMVQVLKQAGDNLTRENIMKQAASLKNFAPDTLLPGVTINTSATDFYPIEQLQMMQFKGQKWDLFGPIISGEVGG, translated from the coding sequence ATGCTTTCTGGAAAAAAACCAAGAATCGCCGCGCTCTCGACGGTGGTCATCGCCTTCGCGGCCATGAGCGGCAGCGCACTCGCCCAAAAGAAGTACGACACCGGCGCGACCGACACCGAAATCAAGATCGGCAACATCATGCCGTATAGCGGCCCGGCGTCGGCCTATGGCGTGATCGGCAAGATTGAAGACGCCTACTTCAAGATGATCAACGAGCAGGGCGGCATCAACGGACGCAAGATCAATTTCATCAGCTATGACGATGGCTACAGCCCGCCGAAGGCAGTCGAGCAGGCCCGCAAGCTGGTCGAGAGCGACGAGGTCCTTTTGGTGTTCAGCCCGCTCGGAACGCCGTCGAACTCGGCGATTCAGAAATATCTGAACTCCAAGAAGGTGCCGCAGCTCTTCGTCGCGACCGGCGCCACCAAATTCGGCGACTCCAAGGATTTCCCCTGGACCATGGGATGGCAGCCTCCGTACCAGAGCGAAGGCAAGATCTACGCGAAGTATCTCCTGAAGGAAAAGCCGGACGCCAAGATCGCGATCATGTATCAGAACGACGATTTCGGCAAAGACCTGCTGAAGGGTCTCAAGGACGGTCTCGGCGACAAGGCGTCGTCCATGATCGTGGCCGAGGAAAGCTACGAGGTGTCCGAACCGACCATCGACTCGCACATCGTCAAGCTTAAATCCTCCGGAGCGGACGTTTTCTTCAGCATGACCACGCCGAAATTCTCCGCCCAGAGCATCAAGAAAGTCGCCGAGATCGGCTGGAAGCCGATGTACTTCCAGAGCAACGTCGGCGCGTCGGTCGGCGCGGTGCTGCAGCCCGCGGGCTTCGATAACGCCCAGGGCATTCTGTCGGCGGCCTATGCCAAGGACGGCGCCGATGCGCAGTGGGACAATGACGAGGGCATGAAGAAGTTCTACGCCTTCCTCGCCAAATACGCGCCGGACGCCAATAAGGCTGACGGATCGGTCGTGTTCGGCTACGGCCAGGCCCAGACCATGGTGCAGGTATTGAAGCAGGCCGGCGACAACCTGACCCGCGAGAACATCATGAAGCAGGCGGCAAGCCTCAAGAACTTTGCACCGGACACGTTGCTTCCCGGCGTGACCATCAACACCAGTGCAACCGACTTCTATCCGATCGAACAGCTTCAGATGATGCAGTTCAAAGGCCAGAAGTGGGACCTGTTCGGGCCCATCATCAGCGGCGAAGTCGGCGGCTAG
- a CDS encoding ABC transporter ATP-binding protein, with protein sequence MTQAQLAQGQSPLLAVRDVSVVFGGIIALNGVSFDMDQGQILGLIGPNGAGKTTLFNCLSRLYQPSSGDILMEGQSILKRPPHRIAEIGIGRTFQNVALFPNLSVLDNVRVGTHSRTNSDIISDSLRLPWVRRGEAELNTHVHDILGYLDLDDVAHVTVSGLPFGTQKRIELARALASDPKILLLDEPAGGLNHEEVHVLGDLIRRIRDERNVTVLLVEHHMGLVMSIADHVVALNFGRKLADGTPAAVQSDPDVIKAYLGSKDQ encoded by the coding sequence ATGACGCAGGCACAGCTCGCGCAGGGACAATCTCCCCTGCTTGCGGTTCGCGACGTCAGCGTCGTGTTCGGCGGCATCATTGCGTTGAATGGTGTGTCGTTCGACATGGATCAGGGCCAGATCCTCGGACTGATCGGACCCAACGGCGCTGGCAAGACCACGCTCTTCAACTGTCTCAGCCGGCTCTACCAGCCGAGCTCGGGCGACATCCTGATGGAAGGCCAGAGCATCCTGAAGCGCCCGCCGCACCGGATCGCCGAAATCGGCATCGGCCGCACCTTCCAGAACGTCGCGCTGTTTCCCAATCTTTCGGTGCTCGACAACGTTCGGGTCGGCACCCATTCCCGTACCAACAGCGACATCATCAGCGACTCCCTGAGACTTCCCTGGGTGCGCCGCGGCGAGGCCGAACTCAACACGCATGTCCACGATATTCTCGGCTATCTCGACCTCGACGACGTCGCCCATGTCACGGTTTCCGGCCTGCCGTTCGGCACCCAGAAACGCATCGAGCTGGCGCGCGCGCTGGCTTCCGATCCGAAGATCCTGCTGCTCGACGAACCCGCCGGCGGCCTCAACCACGAGGAAGTCCACGTGCTCGGCGATTTGATCCGCCGAATTCGCGACGAGCGCAACGTGACGGTCCTGCTGGTCGAACATCACATGGGCCTGGTGATGTCGATCGCCGACCATGTGGTGGCGCTGAATTTCGGCCGCAAGCTTGCCGACGGAACCCCGGCCGCGGTGCAATCCGACCCGGATGTCATCAAGGCCTATCTGGGGAGCAAGGACCAATGA
- a CDS encoding glycerate kinase type-2 family protein has translation MTDRRPLLRAIFDAAVAAAHPDVVLAAHLRPVPKGRVICLAAGKAAAAMAAAAERHYLDALEMEPSRLSGIATTRHGHGVPTRRIKVIEAGHPVPDEAGLKGAEQSLHLAGTAEADDLLLVLLSGGGSANWIAPAQGVSFAQKQQLTRALLRSGAPIGEVNTVRKHLSRIKGGRLARAGQRAEVVTLAISDVPHDDASAIASGPTVPDPTTLADARAIVAKYGFAVDDAIRRALDEPGNESCKPGDPAFARAQFELIARPKASLDAAIRVARDAGYAIVDLGADLEGEARSVAADHAQLALQARAKGQRVAILSGGELTVTVRGNGRGGPNQEYALALAALLKDTPGISALAADTDGADGGAGSATDPAGAMIDQTTFAKMASLGLDPSAYLDNNDATTFFEATGDLALTGPTLTNVNDVRVILVDGEDA, from the coding sequence ATGACCGACAGACGCCCTCTCTTGCGTGCGATCTTCGACGCCGCCGTCGCCGCCGCGCATCCCGACGTCGTGCTCGCGGCGCATCTGCGCCCGGTGCCGAAAGGCCGGGTGATCTGCCTTGCCGCCGGCAAGGCCGCGGCCGCGATGGCCGCGGCGGCGGAGCGGCATTACCTTGATGCGCTCGAAATGGAACCATCGCGGCTATCGGGCATCGCGACCACCCGCCACGGCCATGGCGTGCCGACGCGGCGGATCAAGGTGATCGAAGCCGGTCATCCCGTTCCCGACGAGGCCGGATTGAAGGGGGCCGAGCAAAGCCTGCATCTCGCTGGGACCGCCGAGGCCGACGACCTGCTGCTGGTGCTGCTGTCGGGCGGCGGCTCCGCCAACTGGATCGCGCCGGCGCAAGGCGTTTCGTTCGCGCAGAAGCAACAGCTGACGCGGGCGCTGTTGCGCTCGGGCGCGCCGATCGGCGAGGTCAACACCGTTCGAAAACATTTGTCGCGGATCAAGGGCGGCCGGCTCGCGCGCGCGGGCCAGCGCGCCGAGGTCGTGACGCTGGCGATATCGGACGTCCCGCATGACGACGCTTCCGCGATCGCCTCGGGACCGACGGTGCCGGATCCGACCACGCTTGCCGACGCGCGCGCCATCGTTGCGAAATATGGCTTTGCGGTCGACGACGCCATCCGCCGCGCGCTCGACGAGCCCGGCAACGAGAGCTGCAAGCCCGGCGATCCCGCTTTCGCCCGCGCACAATTCGAACTGATCGCGCGGCCGAAGGCCTCGCTCGACGCCGCGATCAGGGTGGCTCGCGACGCGGGCTACGCCATCGTCGATCTCGGCGCCGACCTCGAAGGCGAGGCCCGGAGCGTCGCTGCCGACCACGCCCAGCTGGCGCTGCAGGCGCGCGCGAAGGGCCAGCGCGTGGCGATCCTGTCGGGCGGCGAACTCACCGTCACCGTGCGCGGCAACGGGCGCGGCGGCCCCAACCAGGAATATGCGCTGGCGCTGGCCGCGCTTCTTAAGGACACGCCGGGCATTTCGGCATTGGCGGCGGATACCGACGGCGCCGACGGCGGCGCCGGCAGCGCGACCGATCCCGCCGGGGCGATGATCGATCAAACCACCTTTGCAAAGATGGCCTCACTGGGCCTCGACCCGTCAGCCTATCTCGACAACAACGACGCCACGACCTTTTTCGAGGCGACCGGCGATCTCGCGCTGACCGGGCCGACGCTGACCAACGTCAACGATGTCAGGGTGATCCTGGTGGATGGGGAAGACGCATAA
- a CDS encoding ABC transporter ATP-binding protein → MTAMLNVRDLRAYYGQVQALHGLEFGLNEGSLTTLLGANGAGKTTTLRAICNMVRTTGSIEFEGALLTGRSTENIVRLGIAHVPQGRGTFTTMTVEENLQLGAITRKDKAGVVSDIERMYDHFPVLKQRYTQQAGTLSGGEQQMLAVARALMLRPRLMLLDEPSFGLAPLIVRDLFKILGKINREDKVTILVVEQNAQLALELADKAYVIETGRIVMSGNATEIANNEDVRKSYLGY, encoded by the coding sequence ATGACCGCGATGCTCAACGTCAGGGATTTGCGCGCCTATTACGGCCAGGTCCAGGCGCTTCACGGTCTCGAGTTCGGTCTCAACGAAGGCAGCCTGACCACGCTGCTCGGCGCCAACGGCGCCGGCAAGACCACGACCTTGCGGGCGATCTGCAACATGGTGCGCACCACCGGCTCGATCGAGTTCGAAGGCGCCCTCCTGACCGGCCGCTCGACCGAAAACATCGTTCGCCTCGGCATCGCCCACGTGCCGCAAGGCCGCGGCACGTTCACGACCATGACCGTGGAAGAAAACCTGCAGCTCGGCGCCATCACGCGCAAGGACAAGGCCGGCGTGGTTTCCGACATCGAGCGCATGTACGATCACTTTCCAGTCCTGAAGCAGCGATATACGCAGCAGGCGGGTACGCTTTCGGGCGGCGAACAGCAGATGCTCGCGGTCGCCCGCGCGCTGATGCTGCGTCCGAGACTGATGCTGCTGGACGAACCTTCGTTCGGCCTGGCGCCGCTGATCGTGCGCGACCTGTTCAAGATTCTCGGCAAGATCAATCGCGAGGACAAGGTCACCATTCTGGTGGTGGAGCAGAATGCGCAGCTGGCGCTGGAACTCGCCGACAAGGCCTATGTGATCGAAACCGGGCGCATCGTCATGTCCGGAAATGCCACCGAGATCGCTAATAACGAAGACGTCCGTAAATCCTACCTGGGTTATTGA
- a CDS encoding 3-hydroxyacyl-CoA dehydrogenase NAD-binding domain-containing protein: protein MNEVVKLERRDVVAIVTVNSPPVNALSAAVRGGILDCMNSAIADPEVKAIVLTCAGRTFIAGADITEFGKPPKPPGLHEVLTAMENSPKPIVAAIHGTALGGGLEVALACHFRVATKDSKLGLPEVKLGLLPGAGGTQRLPRAVGPELAVKMIVGGDPIGAPEALKNGLIEEIVEDPATDGEAFARKVLAERRPLRKLRDDDSKLVAARADRSIFTSAVAALTKKARGLEAPFAAADAVGAAIDLPFDEGLKKEREGFLKLVASDQSKAQRYAFFAEREAAKVAGVPDGTKPRKVERVAIIGAGTMGGGIAMSFANAGIPVTLIETGEEQLKRGMGVMQKNYEATAARGGIPADAPAKRMGLINGVVGLENVKDADLIIEAVFETMAIKKEVFTALDKFAKPGAVLASNTSYLNIDEIAKVTNRPQDVLGMHFFSPANVMKLCEIVRAEKTAPDALTTAVAVARRIAKVPAVVGVCDGFVGNRMLAQRGKQAEKLLFEGALPQQVDAVVTKFGMPMGPFAMGDLAGLDIGWRSRKDRGIKSEIADALCEAGRFGQKTGKGYYKYEAGSRAPLPDPEVEKLIDETLQRLGRKRRVVSDDEILERMMYPMINEGARILEEHIAARPSDIDVIWLYGYGWPIYRGGPMFYADQVGLKHIADRLSFYARETNDPSLEPAPLLKRLAAEGKTFASLAQTAKAA, encoded by the coding sequence GTGAACGAAGTGGTCAAACTCGAGCGCCGCGACGTGGTCGCCATCGTCACCGTCAACAGCCCTCCGGTGAATGCGCTGAGCGCCGCGGTCCGCGGCGGTATTCTCGATTGCATGAACAGCGCGATCGCCGATCCCGAAGTGAAGGCGATCGTGCTGACCTGCGCCGGCCGCACCTTTATTGCCGGCGCCGACATCACCGAATTCGGCAAGCCGCCGAAGCCGCCGGGCCTCCATGAGGTGCTGACCGCGATGGAGAACTCGCCGAAGCCGATCGTTGCCGCGATTCATGGAACCGCGCTCGGCGGCGGCCTCGAGGTCGCGCTCGCCTGCCACTTTCGCGTTGCAACGAAAGACTCGAAACTCGGCCTGCCCGAGGTGAAGCTCGGCCTGCTGCCGGGCGCCGGCGGTACCCAGCGCCTGCCGCGCGCGGTCGGTCCCGAGCTCGCGGTCAAGATGATTGTCGGCGGCGATCCGATCGGCGCGCCGGAAGCGCTCAAGAACGGCCTGATCGAGGAAATCGTCGAGGATCCCGCGACCGACGGCGAGGCGTTTGCCCGCAAGGTGCTGGCGGAGAGGCGTCCGCTGCGCAAGCTGCGCGACGACGACAGCAAGCTTGTCGCCGCCAGGGCCGACCGCTCGATCTTCACCAGCGCGGTCGCGGCATTGACCAAGAAGGCGCGTGGGCTGGAGGCGCCGTTTGCCGCGGCCGATGCGGTCGGCGCCGCGATCGACCTGCCGTTCGACGAGGGATTGAAGAAAGAACGCGAGGGCTTCCTCAAGCTGGTAGCCAGTGACCAGTCGAAGGCGCAGCGCTACGCCTTCTTCGCCGAGCGCGAGGCGGCCAAGGTCGCCGGCGTTCCCGACGGCACCAAGCCGCGCAAGGTCGAGCGCGTCGCCATCATCGGCGCCGGTACCATGGGCGGCGGCATCGCGATGTCGTTCGCCAATGCCGGTATCCCGGTGACGCTGATCGAAACCGGCGAGGAGCAGCTCAAGCGCGGCATGGGCGTGATGCAGAAGAATTACGAGGCGACCGCGGCGCGCGGCGGCATCCCCGCCGACGCACCCGCCAAGCGCATGGGCCTGATCAACGGCGTGGTCGGACTGGAGAACGTCAAAGACGCCGACCTGATTATCGAGGCCGTGTTCGAGACCATGGCGATCAAGAAGGAAGTTTTCACGGCGCTCGACAAATTCGCCAAGCCGGGCGCGGTGCTGGCTTCCAACACCTCCTATCTCAACATCGACGAGATCGCCAAGGTGACGAACCGTCCGCAGGACGTGCTCGGCATGCACTTTTTCTCGCCGGCCAATGTGATGAAGCTGTGCGAGATCGTGCGCGCGGAAAAGACCGCGCCGGACGCGCTGACCACCGCGGTCGCGGTGGCGCGCCGCATCGCCAAGGTGCCGGCGGTGGTCGGCGTCTGCGACGGTTTCGTCGGCAACCGGATGCTGGCGCAGCGCGGCAAGCAGGCGGAGAAATTGCTGTTCGAGGGCGCGCTGCCGCAGCAGGTCGACGCTGTCGTGACAAAATTCGGCATGCCGATGGGTCCGTTCGCGATGGGCGATCTCGCGGGCCTCGATATCGGCTGGCGCTCGCGCAAGGATCGCGGCATCAAGTCGGAAATCGCCGATGCACTGTGCGAAGCCGGCCGCTTCGGCCAGAAGACCGGCAAGGGCTATTACAAATACGAGGCTGGCTCGCGCGCGCCGTTGCCCGATCCGGAAGTGGAAAAACTGATCGACGAGACCCTGCAGCGTCTCGGGCGCAAGCGCCGCGTCGTCAGCGACGACGAAATTCTCGAGCGCATGATGTACCCGATGATCAACGAGGGCGCCCGGATCCTCGAGGAACATATCGCGGCGCGGCCGAGCGATATCGATGTGATCTGGCTCTATGGCTATGGCTGGCCGATCTATCGCGGCGGCCCGATGTTCTACGCCGATCAGGTCGGGCTGAAGCACATCGCCGACCGGCTGTCATTCTACGCCAGGGAAACCAACGATCCCTCGCTCGAACCGGCGCCGCTGCTCAAGCGCCTCGCCGCCGAAGGCAAGACCTTCGCGTCGCTGGCGCAGACGGCGAAAGCGGCGTGA
- a CDS encoding IclR family transcriptional regulator, with protein sequence MKRPAKKVATDRSFVVALARGLDVLRAFRPNDGLLGNQEIAARTNLPKPTVSRLTYTLTKLGYLTPVPRFEKYQLAPSAMALGYAALANLGVRHLSEAYREEVMRETGGAVAVGGRDRLSMIYFGQSRSGLALGVQLDVGSRIPIATTAMGRAYLWALADDERASLLRELREHYGSRWPRMRDGIERAGETVERLGFTISAGEWQDDVHAVGVALKLNDGTGPYAFNCGAPAFRFTEDRLRSDIGPRLVAMVRNIETALGGAAPQSKKQENKKLKAGGKVARVVEGIG encoded by the coding sequence ATGAAGCGTCCAGCCAAGAAAGTGGCGACCGATCGCAGCTTCGTCGTCGCGCTTGCCCGCGGCCTTGATGTGTTGCGCGCATTCCGTCCCAACGACGGGCTTCTTGGCAATCAAGAGATCGCGGCCCGTACCAACTTGCCAAAGCCAACCGTCTCACGGCTGACCTATACTTTGACCAAGCTGGGCTACCTTACACCCGTTCCGCGGTTCGAGAAATATCAGCTGGCACCCTCAGCCATGGCGCTTGGGTATGCCGCCCTTGCGAACCTCGGCGTCCGGCATTTGTCCGAGGCCTATCGCGAGGAAGTCATGCGCGAAACCGGCGGCGCGGTCGCGGTCGGCGGCCGCGATCGTCTCAGCATGATTTACTTCGGTCAAAGCCGCAGCGGCCTTGCCCTCGGCGTTCAACTGGACGTCGGCTCGCGAATCCCGATCGCGACCACCGCGATGGGGCGCGCCTATCTCTGGGCACTGGCTGACGACGAGCGTGCCTCATTGTTGCGTGAACTGCGCGAACATTACGGCAGCCGCTGGCCGCGGATGCGCGACGGCATCGAACGCGCGGGCGAAACGGTAGAGAGACTTGGCTTCACAATCTCGGCGGGCGAGTGGCAGGACGATGTGCATGCGGTCGGCGTAGCACTAAAGCTTAATGACGGAACCGGCCCTTATGCGTTTAATTGTGGTGCGCCGGCATTCCGTTTCACGGAAGATCGGCTGCGCAGCGATATTGGACCTCGTCTCGTGGCGATGGTAAGGAACATCGAGACGGCGCTCGGCGGAGCCGCGCCGCAATCAAAAAAACAAGAAAATAAAAAATTGAAAGCAGGAGGGAAAGTTGCACGTGTGGTCGAGGGGATCGGATAG
- a CDS encoding branched-chain amino acid ABC transporter permease: protein MELLTNQILAGIATGAIYACMALAVVMIYQAIDHLNFAQGEMAMFSTFVAWQLMQWGVPYWGAFLLTLVFSFAGGIAIERLLFKPLAKAPILTNVAGFIALYAIINSVAGLIWDFTIKQFPTPFGSSPFLGSQLISTHQAGMIGVTLVLLLLLFFFFRFTRMGLAMRAAASLPESARLVGINTSWMIALGWGMAAAIGSIAGMMIAPVVFLEPNMMLGVLIYGFAAAVLGGLTSPFGAVIGGFLVGIFENLAGTYIPGVGNELKLPIALALIITVLVVKPAGLFGRPIVKRV, encoded by the coding sequence ATGGAGCTTTTGACCAATCAAATCCTGGCCGGTATCGCCACCGGCGCGATCTATGCCTGCATGGCGCTTGCCGTGGTCATGATCTACCAGGCGATCGATCATCTCAATTTCGCCCAGGGCGAGATGGCGATGTTCTCGACCTTCGTCGCCTGGCAGCTGATGCAGTGGGGTGTGCCTTACTGGGGCGCGTTCCTGCTCACCCTGGTATTTTCGTTCGCCGGCGGCATTGCGATCGAGCGACTGCTGTTCAAGCCGCTGGCGAAGGCGCCGATTCTGACCAACGTCGCCGGCTTCATCGCGCTGTACGCGATCATCAACAGCGTCGCCGGCCTGATCTGGGACTTCACGATCAAGCAATTTCCGACGCCGTTCGGATCGTCGCCGTTTCTCGGAAGCCAGCTGATCTCCACCCATCAGGCCGGCATGATCGGCGTCACGTTGGTATTGCTGCTGCTGCTTTTCTTCTTCTTCCGGTTCACGCGCATGGGCCTCGCGATGCGCGCCGCCGCGTCGTTGCCGGAATCGGCCCGGCTGGTCGGTATCAACACCAGCTGGATGATCGCGCTCGGCTGGGGCATGGCGGCCGCGATCGGCTCCATTGCCGGCATGATGATCGCGCCGGTGGTATTCCTGGAGCCGAACATGATGCTGGGCGTGCTGATCTACGGATTCGCCGCCGCGGTGCTCGGCGGCCTGACCAGTCCGTTCGGGGCGGTCATCGGCGGCTTCCTGGTCGGCATCTTCGAAAATCTGGCCGGCACCTATATCCCCGGCGTCGGCAATGAACTGAAACTGCCGATCGCGCTGGCGCTGATCATCACCGTCCTGGTCGTCAAACCCGCCGGCCTGTTTGGCCGGCCCATCGTGAAGCGAGTTTGA
- a CDS encoding ABC transporter substrate-binding protein, whose protein sequence is MPAMQLRVGAFSAALAVLAATSSGALAQKKYDTGATDTEIKIGNIMPYSGPASAYGTIGRTEAAYFKKINAAGGINGRKINFISYDDAYSPPKAVEQARKLVESDEVLFIFNALGTPSNSAIHKYMNAKKVPQLFVATGATKWNDPKEFPWTMGWQPNYQSETQIYAKYLLKNKPDAKIAVLYQNDDYGKDYLKGLKDGLGAKAASMIVAEESFETTEPTIDSHIVKLKSSGADVFVDIATPKFAAQAIKKVAEIEWKPLHFLNNVSASVGSVIKPAGFQNAQDIISAAYLKDASDPQWDNDPGMKEFYAFLAKDFPEGDKLDQSTVVGYGVSQTLVQVLKQCGDNLTRENIMKQAANLQDFRTEVMLPGIKINTGPDDFAPISQLQLMRFKGERWNLFGDVISADVGG, encoded by the coding sequence ATGCCTGCTATGCAATTGCGCGTGGGAGCTTTTTCGGCTGCCCTCGCGGTACTCGCCGCAACCAGCAGCGGCGCGCTCGCCCAGAAAAAATACGACACCGGTGCCACCGACACCGAGATCAAGATCGGCAATATCATGCCCTACAGCGGCCCCGCTTCCGCCTACGGCACGATCGGCCGGACCGAGGCCGCCTATTTCAAGAAGATCAACGCTGCCGGCGGCATCAACGGCCGCAAGATCAACTTCATCAGCTATGACGACGCCTACAGCCCGCCGAAGGCCGTCGAGCAGGCCCGCAAGCTGGTCGAGAGCGACGAAGTGCTGTTCATTTTCAATGCGCTGGGAACGCCGTCGAATTCGGCGATCCACAAATACATGAATGCGAAGAAGGTGCCGCAACTGTTCGTCGCCACCGGCGCCACCAAATGGAACGACCCCAAGGAATTCCCGTGGACCATGGGATGGCAGCCCAACTACCAGAGCGAAACCCAGATCTATGCGAAGTACCTGCTGAAGAACAAGCCCGACGCCAAGATCGCGGTGCTGTACCAGAACGACGACTACGGCAAGGATTATCTGAAAGGCCTGAAGGACGGCCTCGGCGCCAAGGCGGCCTCGATGATCGTCGCCGAGGAAAGCTTCGAGACCACGGAGCCCACCATCGACAGCCACATCGTCAAGCTCAAATCGAGCGGCGCCGACGTGTTCGTCGATATCGCGACCCCGAAATTCGCAGCCCAGGCGATCAAGAAGGTCGCCGAGATCGAGTGGAAGCCGCTGCACTTCCTCAACAACGTTTCGGCGTCGGTCGGCAGCGTGATCAAGCCGGCCGGCTTCCAGAATGCACAGGACATCATTTCGGCTGCCTATCTGAAGGACGCTTCCGATCCGCAGTGGGATAACGATCCCGGCATGAAGGAATTCTATGCGTTCCTGGCAAAGGACTTTCCGGAAGGCGACAAGCTCGACCAGAGCACCGTGGTCGGTTACGGCGTCTCGCAGACGCTGGTTCAGGTGTTGAAACAGTGCGGCGACAACCTCACGCGCGAAAACATCATGAAGCAGGCGGCAAACCTGCAGGACTTCCGCACCGAAGTCATGCTGCCCGGCATCAAGATCAACACCGGCCCGGATGATTTCGCCCCGATCAGCCAGCTTCAGCTGATGCGGTTCAAGGGCGAGCGGTGGAACCTGTTCGGCGACGTCATCAGCGCCGATGTCGGGGGCTGA